The Onychostoma macrolepis isolate SWU-2019 chromosome 18, ASM1243209v1, whole genome shotgun sequence genome includes the window ACAATTAATCACtctgggggggaaaaaatgaatttgTCCATGCAGTATTGTCTTCAATACTGATTATGCTATATGTTTGgtttattaaaataagttttaaatacaatataatagaattaattttttatcttaatttattGAGTTTATTACATTCAAAAGTCATATCAAATTCAATAGGAATTTTTTAAAAGGCATTCATTTTTCAAACTGCTTATTCCGGGTGGAAACGCTAGATGGATTGCCAGTCTTGCCAGATGCTAGACTTAtgctatttaataaaaattatatttatttcttttttaaaatctattcatattttACTAGTCAACACCATGGTCTTCTCACATGATGCCCTGCACTCCTGATGTAGTCTATGAAGCCTTGAGCTGGATCCACACATTACAGACAAGTCCTGGCAGAGACCTCCACTCAGCACTGGCCTTAGCATTCTCTGACCCTGCCTGTCAGTCTGTCCATTTGGTGACCAGCGGTCTCCCAGACAACCCACCACAATGTCTAGCTTCAGTATCAACCCTGGTGATGCGCCCtgtgaatacattttacatatctGACAAGACTCCCATGAACACTGACATATCAGACTTCTTGCAGTGCATCACTTGCACCACTAGAGGAAGCTGTTATGTCATGACGCTCAACTCAGCTGGCAATGTGGACCAGGTAAGATGTTGAATCAATGTTTGTATGGTGTATACTGTTCAtccagattttattttattttttattttttatttttttcatttaatgatttaaaatgtcaaaCAGCTCAGTTTGTTGCATTCAACGGATGACATGATTCAAAAGCCATCACACTCCGAGGACCCATGGCGTTCAACGGGGTCCTTGATTGACTTCAGTCAGGTCCAATACTACAACTGCACAAGCTGTGTCTGTTCTGTACCATGCTGGTAAGTTTTGAAAGACAGAAAAAACGCAATAAATGATTACAGCGTggcatatacagtggggcaaaaaagtatttagtcagccacaaattgtgcaagttctcccacttaaaaagatgagagaggcctgtaattttcatcataggtatacctcaactatgacagacaaaatgagaaaaaaaaatccagaaaatcacattgtaggatttttaaagaattaattggtaaattcctcggtaaaataagtatttggtcacttataaacaagcaagatttctggctctcacagacctgtaacttcttctttaagaggctcctctgtcctccactcgttacctgtattaatggcatctgtttgaactcgttatcagtataaaagacacctgtccacaacctcaaacagtccaactccaaactccaccatagccaagaccaaagagctgtcaaaggacaccagaaacaaaattgtagacctgcaccaggctgggaagactgaatctgcaataggtaagcagcttggtgtgaagaaatcaactgtgggagcaattattagaaaatggaagacatataagaccactgataatctccctcgatctggggctccacgcaagatctcaccccgtggggtcaaaatgatcacaagaactgtgagcaaaaatcccagaaccacacggggggacctagtgaatgacctgcagagagctgggaccaaagtaacaaaggctaccatcagtaacacactgcgccgccagggactcaatgACAGatgtgtccccctgcttaagccagtacatgtccgggcctgtctgaagtttgctagagagcatttggatgatccagaagaggttttggagaatgtcatatggtcagatgaaaccaaaatagaactgtttgttaaaaactcaacttgtcgtttttggaggagaaagaatgctgagttgcatccaaagaacaccatacctactgtgaagcatgggggtggaaacatcatgctttggggctgtttttctgcaaagggaccaggacgactgatccgtgtaaacgaaagaacgaatggggccatgtatcgtgagattttgagtgaaaacctccttccatcagcaagggcattgaatatgaaacgtggctgggtctttcagcatgacaatgatcccaaacacaccgcccgggcaatgaaggagtggcttcagaagaagcatttcaaggtcctggagtggctcagccagtctccagatctcaaccccatcgaaaatctttggaggagttgaaagtccgtgttgcccagcgacagccccaaaacattactgctctagaggagatctgcatggaggaatgggccaaaataccagcaacagtgtgtgaaaaccttgtgaagacttacagaaaacgtttgacctctgtcattgccaacaaagggtatataacaaagtattgagatgaaattttgttattgaccaaatacttattttccaccataatttgcaaataaattctttaaaaatcctacaatgtgattttctggattttttttttttctcattttgtctctcatagttgaggtatacctatgatgaaaattacaggcctctctcatctttttaagtgggagaacttgcacaattggtggctgactaaatacttttttgccccactgtatatcccacaatgtaattatttatggtGTTTTTACAGGTGTTCCCCTATGAATCCTTTTAGTACAGTATCATGTGTATCTGCAAGGGTAATGCGAGGTGCTGAGCTTTTTCCTGGTTGCCGTGTGTTAGCCAGAAGAGAGATAGATGGGTTTTACTACCTGGGGACAATCATACATCAGGTACTGAAAAtatagtcttcagtgtcacatgatcattcagaaatcattctaatatgctgatttgaaattcaaaaaacatttattattgttgaaaACCAGTTATTTTTGAGGAAACTTTGATACATGTAACATTGATTATGAactgtgtaacattataaatgtatttactgtcacatttgatccatttaatgtatcctttctgaaaaaaaagtattcatttatttcaaattaaaaaaaaaaattactcagaTAGGTATAGCATATCTTTAAATATAGGCAGAATTTCAATTCAAATTGAAATTTTGAATTGTTAGTTCAAATCCAGATGTATAATCacaatttattaaacatttcttgTCTATCTCTAGGGCAGAGGAAATCTTTATACGGTGGAGTTTGATAAGTTTGGATCTGAAGGAAATACTTTTATGGAAACATTAAATACAGTTCAGCAAACCTGCCAGCCTGATATGGTTAGTCTAGCCAGTGCACATAGGCACAGTATCATACCAGGAGACACCGTTCTAGCACCATGGGAGCCAGACATGAGACAATATGGGCCTGGAAGGGTAATTTCCGGGATGGAGCTAAGAGATCCGCTTAAAAGTACGATTTATATACAAATTTTGAACCAATACTTGTGAGCATCATATTAGTGATAAACCTAGGAAAATGGCTCAGATGTGTTGTCTCATAACAGGTGATGAAGGTCTTTTGGGACTCCAAGTTCTCTTCTGGAACGGGATGACAATTCATGTCCCCAAACAGCTCGCAGTATGGATTCCAGCCTCTCGTTATGAGCAAATTATCAAAGACCTCCAGCATTATTCATCCCGGCCATGTTGCTCCAGGGTTTCCCACTGCGGCACCATGAATTGTTTTGAATTTCCATGTCACCGGTGCAACCACCACAGTCTGTCCTCCATTCCACCATGCCACTGTTTAGTGAGGAGATGCTGGCCAATGTTCATGTCATCTCCACTACTGAATAAACAAAGGAGAGATGAGCTGGAGAGTAAAGTTGATCTCCAACTGAAAGAACTACAGAGCTCTCAACAGACACAAGTGCCTTCATCTTCCTCATCATCAACCTCTGACTCTGAGAATGAGGAGGATACTGCAGCTGGAAAACACAGGCCTTCAAGGTCAGAACTGGTGAGCCGGTCAGTAAACACAGAGATTTCCTGCCTGAGAAAACCATACACTCATCCTGAGACCAGACCAGCCTGGAGATACTGGAAAATGGGTTCTGCAGAACCACAGCACATGCAACCAGgtaatgacaaaatatttacgATATAGCCATCGAAATGaacaaatacaatacaataataaaaacacagtattttttataatacTGACTTGGACTTAAAAAagtcagtattttttaaaagtaattgatacttttattttgaaaggatGCATtccatttattaaaatttacagcaaagacatttataatgttacaaaagatttctatttcaaataaatgctgttctttttaactttctattcatcaaagtcctgaaaaaagtatcaaaatatTATGCAACGCAGCTGTTGATCAgaattattagaatgatttcaccgtattactgtttttactgtatttttgtataatcaataaaaatcattatcatccataataattataatcatactgaccacaaacatttgaacaatagtgtacaTGGTACAAAAGTGTGCAGGCAAACTAAATGTTGTTTAGAACCATTTGGTCTTAATACAAGTGCcgcaaaatacaaataatattacaaaatatatttcatttgtaCTGACTCACTGACTGTTCTTGGTATTTCAGGGAGAGCAGTCAGGTCTCCAAATGTCAGCCATTCTTGGCCTAGAGACACTGGGAATTCTGGGAGCTTTACAGATAACTCTATGATGACCAATCACAGCTCTTTATTTAAGCTGGTTCCTGATTCACCAAAACGAGGAGTTAATATGAGGGAAATATTTGGATCAACTGAACAAAAGTTATCACCGT containing:
- the c18h11orf16 gene encoding uncharacterized protein C11orf16 homolog isoform X2 gives rise to the protein MGKGRNVTFVLDSSVGMNGFLGLVKNLIIQTLITKASLRDSLFNIISFSYKSTPWSSHMMPCTPDVVYEALSWIHTLQTSPGRDLHSALALAFSDPACQSVHLVTSGLPDNPPQCLASVSTLVMRPVNTFYISDKTPMNTDISDFLQCITCTTRGSCYVMTLNSAGNVDQLSLLHSTDDMIQKPSHSEDPWRSTGSLIDFSQVQYYNCTSCVCSVPCWCSPMNPFSTVSCVSARVMRGAELFPGCRVLARREIDGFYYLGTIIHQGRGNLYTVEFDKFGSEGNTFMETLNTVQQTCQPDMVSLASAHRHSIIPGDTVLAPWEPDMRQYGPGRVISGMELRDPLKSDEGLLGLQVLFWNGMTIHVPKQLAVWIPASRYEQIIKDLQHYSSRPCCSRVSHCGTMNCFEFPCHRCNHHSLSSIPPCHCLVRRCWPMFMSSPLLNKQRRDELESKVDLQLKELQSSQQTQVPSSSSSSTSDSENEEDTAAGKHRPSRSELVSRSVNTEISCLRKPYTHPETRPAWRYWKMGSAEPQHMQPGRAVRSPNVSHSWPRDTGNSGSFTDNSMMTNHSSLFKLVPDSPKRGVNMREIFGSTEQKLSPSPLAVAISSKPTKLIVPQPKFRVL
- the c18h11orf16 gene encoding uncharacterized protein C11orf16 homolog isoform X1 encodes the protein MSSIPQVSHIQSDLLLFMGKGRNVTFVLDSSVGMNGFLGLVKNLIIQTLITKASLRDSLFNIISFSYKSTPWSSHMMPCTPDVVYEALSWIHTLQTSPGRDLHSALALAFSDPACQSVHLVTSGLPDNPPQCLASVSTLVMRPVNTFYISDKTPMNTDISDFLQCITCTTRGSCYVMTLNSAGNVDQLSLLHSTDDMIQKPSHSEDPWRSTGSLIDFSQVQYYNCTSCVCSVPCWCSPMNPFSTVSCVSARVMRGAELFPGCRVLARREIDGFYYLGTIIHQGRGNLYTVEFDKFGSEGNTFMETLNTVQQTCQPDMVSLASAHRHSIIPGDTVLAPWEPDMRQYGPGRVISGMELRDPLKSDEGLLGLQVLFWNGMTIHVPKQLAVWIPASRYEQIIKDLQHYSSRPCCSRVSHCGTMNCFEFPCHRCNHHSLSSIPPCHCLVRRCWPMFMSSPLLNKQRRDELESKVDLQLKELQSSQQTQVPSSSSSSTSDSENEEDTAAGKHRPSRSELVSRSVNTEISCLRKPYTHPETRPAWRYWKMGSAEPQHMQPGRAVRSPNVSHSWPRDTGNSGSFTDNSMMTNHSSLFKLVPDSPKRGVNMREIFGSTEQKLSPSPLAVAISSKPTKLIVPQPKFRVL
- the c18h11orf16 gene encoding uncharacterized protein C11orf16 homolog isoform X3; the encoded protein is MMPCTPDVVYEALSWIHTLQTSPGRDLHSALALAFSDPACQSVHLVTSGLPDNPPQCLASVSTLVMRPVNTFYISDKTPMNTDISDFLQCITCTTRGSCYVMTLNSAGNVDQLSLLHSTDDMIQKPSHSEDPWRSTGSLIDFSQVQYYNCTSCVCSVPCWCSPMNPFSTVSCVSARVMRGAELFPGCRVLARREIDGFYYLGTIIHQGRGNLYTVEFDKFGSEGNTFMETLNTVQQTCQPDMVSLASAHRHSIIPGDTVLAPWEPDMRQYGPGRVISGMELRDPLKSDEGLLGLQVLFWNGMTIHVPKQLAVWIPASRYEQIIKDLQHYSSRPCCSRVSHCGTMNCFEFPCHRCNHHSLSSIPPCHCLVRRCWPMFMSSPLLNKQRRDELESKVDLQLKELQSSQQTQVPSSSSSSTSDSENEEDTAAGKHRPSRSELVSRSVNTEISCLRKPYTHPETRPAWRYWKMGSAEPQHMQPGRAVRSPNVSHSWPRDTGNSGSFTDNSMMTNHSSLFKLVPDSPKRGVNMREIFGSTEQKLSPSPLAVAISSKPTKLIVPQPKFRVL